GGTGACCATGTGGGGCTAAAggagccggtgtgtgtgtgtgtgtgtgtgtgtgaggtggggggcatgttggggtgtgtgtgtgtgtgtgtgttggagggagaGCACAGGTGCCAATATGCATATCTGAAAGGGTTATGGGAGGTTATGCAGCTCTGTCACAAGACACTCAGCTGCTCCTCTCTGTCTGCTAAAGATAAATACCCGTCTCAGAAACACAGGTTGGAGTGTGAGGGGAACTCGGAGCATTAGTTGCGTAAGATACACACTTATTCATAGACAAAAACAACTATGTGGCTAATATTGGAAAGCCCTGGTAATACACTTTAGGAGGCAGGGAATTTACAGGTCATGCTGACACATAACATATGCTGCATTCAGATGCATTGGTCCGAATTGTCGTTATTATTGTTGTAGTAGTATcccatgtcatgttgtgttacGTTAAGGCTCGGCTGTTAATTGGTCACTGTGGGAAATCCATACCCACAGGACAAAGGAACTTAACACCTCTTCAGTGTATATTTGAGATTACTTCATACCACACTTAACAAGGCTTTCAGGAGTTGATGATGTAGTTAAGCAAGGAAGGGCCAAAGTAAAATCCCTGACTGTGCATCTCACAGTAACAAGAGGTCAGCATGACCCCCTGACCTGCCAGAGctctttgacctctgacctttagGGTCTGGTGTAAATCTGTTGTGTTGGGCCCGTGAGTACTCCCTGCCCCATGGTCAGGGGTTTAGGGAATGACGGATGGACCGTCTCCCAGGGACTCATCCAGGCTCCGCAGGCTTGACCATGGACATGAATCgaaccaccccccacacacacacacatgcacagttagCCATTTAAgttacacaccacacaaaatAATCTGTGAAGCTCTACTTGTACCAACAGGAGAAACACATGAACCAAAATAGCACATGAACTATGAATCTAAAAAACACATACCAAAACAAGTATACGGGTTCTGCCCAGaagtactctctctcacacacacacacacacacacacacagagaagtacAGTACAACTTAAATACTAACGGGTTGAGTCACACATCCTTTGAAGTTTAATAAAGTACAATGCAAATGAGTTTGTGCAAGACTAGACTAGTTTCACCTTTATCTTTATTCAACCACATCGGTAGGGATGTCAGGCACATCTtataactcaaacacacacacacacacacacacgccacagcaCAGGAACTAGAGGCCTGGAGCATTCCTGACTGTCACTGAAGCAGAacggcacagagagagagaaaggtggagaaagagagagaataggaagAGGGGctaaagaaagggagggagggagggagggagggagaatgagagatgcagagacagagagaagaaatatgaggggatgaagagagaagagaggagaagagaagagcgaagagaagagaggaggtgtgagagagggggagagtgagaggaaagagTAGAATAActgttgaaagagagagaggaaggaggaaaaagaggaaaaagagaagagaaagacaggggAAAGGGgtggagaaggaaagagagagagagagagagagagagagtatggggAGAATAATCAAGTGGGAGTGAAAGTTGAGGGGTATAGATTGTGGCCATTGAGTGGCAGCCCCAACAGAATTTCCCTTAAATGACTCACACACCCTAAaagacacaaacccacacacacacacacacacacacacacacacctctggatGTTTATGCTGGTCAGGGCAATCGCATCACGGGTCAGGAGGAGACAATGGGCGCACTGACACTGAAGTCCACAACTGTAAACACACTCGACCTCGGCCTCGTCAGCCACAGTGCTATCAGGCTAACctcaggcacaaacacacacacacacatgccagtgAAACTAAAACACACTCAGATCTGTGTGGTAATTTTATGTTATTTAgcaaaacacacatagacacacacacacacacacacaaacaaatacacacacacatgaagaccAGACATCACagacctcctcctccctccatgATGTACTGATCAAAGAAGAAGAGAATTGCAGGGCAGCCTtcccgacaaaaaaaaaaaaaaaaaaaaacgtacaaaTACTAACAAAAAAAACGCCGCCTCAACTTTGTAGAGGAACATTCCTTGCAGATGGCTTGCCCCGTAAAAGCCCAGAACTGGTGTGTTTTCACAAGCTGCTAACAGCCGTGAGCCGTGAGCGGGCCTTTAGAGGCTGACCCCCCGCCTGCCGCCGCTGGCATTGCATTGTCTGTAGGTGCAATGCAGGGGAGCGGTGTGACCAATTTAGGGCTTAACACAAAGCCGCTGCACACAAAGAAAAGGTCAGTTCCCACACACCTTCAAGAGACCTCGCAACCACCTCCCCCTAaaatagcgcacacacacacacacatacacacatacacacacacacacatccgggAACCTCAGGGGCTCATGTCCTCTCACACtccaatcaggaggaaataaacatgctgttcttgtgtgtgtgtgagtgtgtgtgtttgtgtgacggggggggagggggggtatacatgtgtgtgtatgagagaaggagagagtgaatgattgtgtctgtgtgtgtgtgtgtttgtgtgtgtcagagtaaatgactgagtgtatgtgtgtgtgtgtttacatgtgttttgtgtgtgttcgcaGCACATTAACAACGAGCACATCCACGGGGAGAAGAAGGAGTTTGTGTGCCGCTGGGAGGAGTGTTCACGCGAGCAGAAGCCCTTTAAGGCCCAGTACATGCTGGTGGTGCACATGAGACGCCACACCGGGGAGAAACCACACAAGTGCACTGTGagtatacaacacacacacacgcacacacacacacacacacacacacacatacacatagacatatacatagacacagacagacagacccacacacacacacacatacgcacacacacacacacatatgcatagacagacacacagacagacagacagacacacacactcatacacacacacacacacacacacatacatagacatagacacagacagacagacacacatacacacacacacaaacacacactcacacacatacacaacataaacacacacacacacacacacacacacacacacacacactcccttacaCACTAGTGACTTCTGATCTCTGTGTGTTGTCCATTCCCCTGCCTGTCTGTGTTGTCCAGTTTGAGGGCTGCGCTAAAGCCTACTCGCGCCTGGAGAACCTCAAGACCCACCTGCGCTCACACACCGGGGAGAAGCCGTACGTGTGTGAGCACGAGGGCTGCAACAAGGCCTTCTCCAACGCCTCGGACCGGGCCAAGCACCAAAACCGGACACACTCCAACGAGGTATGTGGATagggcacaggcacacagacacacacgtacacgcacatcCACAGACACCCTCCAACAAGGTATAATAATTTTACTTTTCACTGTTTttgatgaagacacacacacacagagaactgaATTCTGTTTGAAACTACAAAGTCTTTCCCACCGCACTTGAAGAAGAATGCATCCATGATGATCCATCTGATATCACCAGAGAGCCTTTGCGCTACGCTAGGCACCTTAAAGAGTTTCCCCAGCCCCAGCAGCAGGAGGTCTGGGGTTATTACACTGCGTTTCCCCCTCTCATGGTCGGGGCTGCTGGTTAGCGGTCTCTCCTCCCACCGCATTAAGAAACTACAAACTGCGTAATGTGATGTAAATTTGCCATTTTTCGGCGTTGGGTTACAAATTTGGTCTAGAATTAGATTTGTCGCCGTTCTTCCTCATCGCGCCGAGTGATTGTTCCTGGACGCCCAACCATATCCCATtaacccatgtgtgtgtgtgtgtgtgtgtgtgtgtgtgtgtgtgtgtgtgtgtctgtgtgtgtgtgtatgagtgagagagagaaagtaaataATGAGGTGCAGAACTAATGAGCAAGGCTACCCACAATGCATTAGTGAAAATCAGTCGCAtccccacagagagagagagaccacctgCAGATCGTGAATACAAAATTAAAACTGGAACCATCTCAAGCCTGTGACTATCCATcagagagggagaacagagaggaagaagaaagagagagagagagaaaagagagagataaagagatggagagataggaCTACAGGATCCTACCCCCATTCCATAGATCCACTCGTCTTTATAACATTATATCACATTAGGCCATGAATCACACCCGATTACCGCAAGGGAAATCAGCATGTCGTACATGTATAATGTGTACGCCTAATTGCATATTTACAACCACAGCTACTGCCACCAGCAACAACAAGCACATCTAATCGTCATGCGAATGGGGGGGAAATGAAAGACTAATTTAGAGTCATATGTTTGAGAGTTAAAGCTCGGacgcagtgaacacacagttcacacacaacacacaaacacacacacaccgtatgtGTGACTAATTCAGAGTATGTTCAAGAGTTAAAGCTAAGACGCACAGCTGCTGAGACAGGCCATGTGTTTTGTCTCCATAGAAACCGTACGTGTGCAAGATCCCCGGCTGCACCAAGCGCTACACGGACCCGAGTTCGCTCCGGAAGCACGTGAAGACGGTCCACGGTCCGGAGGCCCACGTGACCAAGAAGCAGCGGAGCGACATGCCGCGTCCGCCTCAGCCCGAGAACGGCGAGAACGAGGCCGGCTCCAAACTGAGCGgccggggaggaggaggagacacagaggGCGGTCACAGCGCCTCCAGAGGAGTGGAGGACTACCTGCATGTCAAGTCCATCAAGACGGAGAACTCTGTGGTAAGATATCACACCATGTCACTGCACTCCTGGCTAGAACAGATGGACGATGCGTCGCCTGGGTGGGAGCTtacagagaggtgtgtgtgggggtggggttgtggaGGTGGTTTGGAGGTGGGGGTTATTTCTTGGCTATTTTCTACCAAACCCTTCAGATAAAAGGTTTAAAAATGCCAATGGTTTTTGAGTTACCTTTTGCAAAAAATCCTGCCTTTTCCTCAGTAACCTGGCTATATCCTGGAATGTAACCTTTACTTGGATGAGTAAATAACCTTCTATCCTATCATTAGTGGGAGTACTCTGCCCAGGAATGTTTATGATCCCACATGCTTCCAAAGCATATGCATAATCCATTACAAAAATCCAATCAATTATACATGAAAGGTCTGGTGGCTGCCTCCTCTGACACCTACTAACAACAGCATGTACAGTTCAAACCAGAAGTTTACATATcttatacatacacatgctaaagttgactaaaaagaggaataaaattttgaaattgatttttttatttctctttttagtcaactttagcatgtgtatgtacagggtatgtaaacttcTGATTTCAACTGTTAATATTACTGACTGACATACTCTTTCTTCCACTCGTCTaactctttttctctgtgtacTGTACACATCTGCTCTTTTTTGCTTCTAACCTTTGCTTATGGACAGACATTACTAAGGTGAGCCCTTCTGTGCATGCGCATGTCAAAAACTTGTGTACTTTTGTCGGGTGTAACATTCAAATTTCACGCTGTACGTTTATATAGCTGCATGTTAGTTAATGTGACAGCATTGCAGTCTGTCAAGGCAGCTTGTTTATGAAGTTCTAGCTGGAGTGCTGTAGAGCAGCTCAGAGCAATATCAGAATAATCATGTTCTACACTGCGCTGAACACAACTGAACACGGAATGTGGCGTATAGCCCCTCCCCCCTGTCAGACacggaaccccccccccccccccccgccaggTCCGTGGACGTTCCGTCCCTCTCGATTCAATTCCGCCTCCTCGGGATGATCTAACAGACGTCTGTGCCACACAGATGAAAGCAGGCCGCCCGCCACCCGATTAGTATTCTGACTTTGGCACCGTCGCCTCCCCATCCCTCCTCCTcgtaccccccacacacacacaccacacacacaccccccccacccctcctcaaAGAGTCCCTAACAAATACTGCCAGCAATCACACTGTGATCAAACCCCAGTGTTTTAAGTTCACTTTGGGCCAGAATGTGTTTGCGTCTCGGCAGACTTTTGAGGGGAGCGATTATCACAGAAGGAAGGGGAGGGGTGCTGTGTTGGTGagcctcccctctcccctttgTAAAAAAATCCACCAGGCTGATGAATTATTTACAAAGAAGCCTTGCCACAAGAAATATCAATTTGTCAGACATTTAAGCGGGATTAGTACAGTGATCACAGGAGGGTATGGCCCTCAATGAAACACACTGGTGAAGACACATGTAGGTGCTGCTTTGATTGGCATCTTAAGCTGCTCTTTAGCCTTTCCACATCAGACTCTACGGAGGCGGTGTGgtagagtctctgtgtgtgtgtgtgtgtgtgtgtgtgtgtgtgtgtgtgtgtgtgtgtgtgtgtgtgtaacgaaAGAGCAGTTAACAGAAGATAAAAACCACTGGTGTTGTGAAGAAAACATCTAAAAGAGCATGCTTGAGGCGGCAGTGTCTTAAATTCACAGAGAGATCGAAGAGCTATGAAGTGTGCAGCCGTCCCTATACACCAAACTCTCATTATTTACTGTTAGTCGCTCCTGAAACCGAAAAGCTCTGAATTAGGTTTGAAATTGTTCATCTGGCCATCCCTTTTGATCAtatattttacatttgtttTATATATTTGACCTTGTATATATTGTTATACTTTATATTTTTACAGTGATCATAGAATATTTTTTCATTTTAGTTTTGTCATGTGTACCTCTTGTATGCCTTCTTTCTCCATTCTTATTCTCATGAGAATAAATTCAAAAAGTAATAAATTACTCTCCTGAATTGACACCAGTGGATTACTTCCATACGCTCTGATGATGGCTATCATGAATgactcttccctcctctccctaaCCTTCCTctactcccctctcctctcccctcctttcttctcttctcctctcccctcctttcttctcctctcctctcctctcttctactctctccccttcctctcttctcccctcctctcctcttctctcctctcctctcctcttctcctctcctctccgtagATGTATCAGTCCAGCCCTGGCGGTCACTCATCATGCAGCAGCGAGCCGTCGCCACTTGGCAGTGCCACCAACCATGACAGTGGAGTAGAGCTGGCGATGACCAGCGGGGGCAGCATGGGTGACCTAAGCGCCCTCGACGAGCCCACCGCGCTGGGGCTCGGGTCCACCGCCGCCGACTCCACCGCCGCCGTTGTCTCCGCGGGAACCATGTCGGTCGGCCTCCACCTCCGCAAAAACGCCTGCAACACACTCAAACTGGACCACCTGAAGAGGGAGAAGCTGAAGACGGTGAGGGACTCCTGCTCCTGGGCCAGCATGCCGCCCCCGGGCATCAACACCAAGCTGCCGCCCCTGCCAACCAGCGGTGAGTACCGACGCCACAGACCATAATCAACACCCAAATTATACACACGACCAGCAAATGTTGTTTTTAGCATTTCTGCACAAATGCACTGTTTTTGTATGGTCTTTGTAGTCAACATCATTGTAAATGAGGACTAAGCCTTCAAGAgtttaaggcggggatcacattagcctgcggcaagcggcaggtttcctattgttctctattgtttggcagcggaacggtggcaacgctggcgtaacgttagcgttgaacaagctgagcgttgaacttggttcaactttcaaagcgcaacgcgagcatattcaattgacaaaccgcttgtgttgcttaggaacgagacaaAATTTATTgtcgcttgccgctggctgatgtgatcctTGCCTAAATCAATCAATTCAAATCATATGGTCCAGATCTGTGAGCTTCCTGTAATCCAGCCCATGTCATCCCAATGTCTCTAGGACTGAGTCACACAGAACTGATGTATGTTATATGTTACATCCAAgctcaaatacaaatacaaatgcaaagTCAGTGGGTTGGACAAGATGATTTATCAATGATTTATTGATGATTTATTGATGATTTATCTATGACTTACAATGATTTCTCCTGATGACTGACATGTTCTCATCTGCCACTCAGGTTCCATCCTGGAAACGTCCGGCAGCAGTGTCCCCCCCAGCCAGATCATGGGCCCCCGTCTGAGTGACCTTTGCCCCGGCGAGGTGACGGTCCTGAGCCGCCTGAGTGAGCGGCGCgacagcaccagcagcacactGAGCTCGGCGTACACCCTTAGTCGCCGCTCGTCCGGCTTCTCCCAGTGCTACTCCAGCCGGCGCTCCAGCGGCGCCTCGCAGCTCGGCAGCGTTGGGGTCGGCGGCGGGCGCCCGAACAACATCAGCTCGGCCGACTCGTACGACCCCATCTCGGCCGACCTGTCGCGCCGCTCCAGCGAGGCCAGCCAGGGGGCGCCGGTGTTCCTGAGCCTGACGCCCGCGCAGCACTACCGCCTCAAGGCCAAGTACGCCGCCGCCACCGGCGGAGCCCCCCCGACCCCGCTGCCCAACATGGAGCGCATGAGCCTCAAGAACCGCGTGGCGCTGATGGGGGACGCCGGCGAGTCGGTCGCGGGGTACCCCTACGGTCACGCGCCCGCGGCGCCCAGGCGCTGCAGCGATAGCGGCTACGCTAACGCGAGCATGTTGCCGCACGAGGCGCCGGGGCGACTGCCGCGGAGGGCCAGTGACCCAGTGAGGCGGCCGGGGATGGAGCCTCTGACATTGCCGCAGCGTTTCAACAGCTTGAGTCACGTGAGCACCCAGCAGCCAATGGGGTTAGGCGAGCGGCAGCAGCTGCACTTGCAGGGGTACATGCATTCCGACGGCAACGGTAACCTCCAGTGCGGCGCACCCTACGCGCCACGGCCCCCCAGCATCTCCGAGAACGTCGCCATGGAGACGCTAGCCTGCGGGCAACACGGCGGCGAGGACGAGCTCGTGCTGCCGGACGACGTGATGCAGTACATCACGTCTCAGCCGGAGGCGACCCAGACTGCCCCGATGAACGGCTTCGCCCCTCCGACGCAGGATTTCCACGGAAACCAGCTTCCCCTGAAACAGCACgctcaacagcagcagcagcagcagccgtgtTTCTACCAGAGACGGATGGCCATGGTGGACGCCAACATGAACACGAGCCCTGCCAGGCAGCCCCCACTGTGCCATATGAGCCCTGGCACCCAGCAGCacgggcaggggcaggggcaggggcgtGGGCATCCGCCCTCGCCTGGCTCGGTCAGGACCAACCTGCCGGTGCAGTGGAACGAGGTCAGCTCTGGCTCAGGGCCGACAGACGGTTCTCCCGGCCAACCCAAGCAGAGCTTCGCCAGGGAGCGGCAGAACCTCCCCGTCGCCGGCAGCGCCACCGCCAGCGGCGTCCAGCACAAACACCAGCTGGGCCCCTGCCAGAACCTGAGCCCCAACCAGCAGGTCCGACCAATGAGCCAGAACctggcccaccaccaccaccacaacaaccaGGGCTTCAGCGCACAAAGGGGCGGCGCGGACTTCCTCTCCCAGAGGATCAACTGTGTCCAGGCACAgaggcagcagcaacagcagcagcaggggatcAACCACAATGAGCAGGTCCGGCTCCAGCACAGCTACAACCAGGGCCTGGTGTCGGCTGACGTGAACGGAAACGCCATGCAGACCCAGTACCCGCCCTGCGGCAGCGTGGCAGGAAGTGGGGCAGATCTGCTGGGCACGGGCGTCGGCGGTGGCGGTAAGAGGCTGAGCCAGCAGTCCTCAGACGTGCAGAATAACAGGTTGAGGACTCAGCTCGCGCCCAGTCAGAGCCATGTCACTTTCGAGCCTAATCAGGAAAATTACTCCCAGATGAACTCCAACCAGAAGAGTTACGCGGGCACGCCAGCGTCCCAGCTTCCTCTTCTGCACGGAAATCAGGGGGTCGTCCAGCCAAGGCCGCCCACAGAACCCAAAACCTCCAGCCAGAGGCTTTCGGGGCCAAGCACAATGCAGCAACCTGGCTTCCCTCAGTCGACCTTCAGTCCCGCTTACAGCTCCTCCGAGGCAAGCCCGAAAAAACCTGGCATGATCACCCACAACACGACAGACGCCAACGACAACGCCATGTTCTACACTGGGCAGATCCACATGTTTGAGTCCGACAACTTGAACCTGCAGACGTCCTCCTGCACAAGGGACAACCCGGACGACTCGTTGGTTACCATGGCGTCCCCGGGGACCAATCAGGTGTCGAGTACAGTGGACTCCACCCATGGCTTGGAGCAGCCGCAGATTGATTTTGACACCATGCTGGACGACGGCGACCACTCTAGCCTCATGTCTGGCACCATCAGCCCCAGCATCCTCCAGAACCTATCCCAGAATTCCTCTCGCCTCACCACGCCCCGCAACTCTGTCACGCTGCCCTCGGTCCCAGCCGGAGTCGGTAACATGGCCATCGGAGACATGAGCTCCATGCTGTCTGCTCTGGCAGAGGAGAGCAAGTTCCTCAACATGATGTCTTAAGAGCCTCGtgtaatcactcacacacacacacacacacacacacacacacacacaggaggtggAGTGACAAACAGTGGCCGTCTGACATTTATTACTTCTGAACTATGGCCTCCGTGCACTGACCGGTCTTGATGCCTCCCCATGACCCCCGCAACATTACTTGTTACTGAACTATTGAGACCACATTCTTTCAACGACAGATGTAACTGACAAACCACCTGACAAGCTTCCTTGTCGAATATGGACCCTTGCCACCTACAGCAGCAGAAAACTGAACAGGACGCTAAAAAGAGGAAACGATCAAAAGACTGACCAAtcctattttatttttattttttgttttgtttttatggcAAACATATCTGATCTGTATAGTATCAGTTAGGAATTTGAAATAGTAGTCTCCTTCCATTGAAAGCCATATTTTGCCTTAGATGTGTATACGTATGAATATATGAACAAGGGTGGATGTAGAGTAATTGGCGAGCCACCCTTTCCTGCGCTGCCGTCCGGATGCAGTGATGAGACGTCAGTTTACGAA
The Alosa sapidissima isolate fAloSap1 chromosome 23, fAloSap1.pri, whole genome shotgun sequence genome window above contains:
- the LOC121698888 gene encoding zinc finger protein GLI2-like produces the protein METNTTTASDKKECKSSSLDSHGHGFSDLPKKPSPTTMTRAPQHMFPTFHTPIPIDMRHHEGRYHYEPHALHAMHGAPGLAGSPVISDISLIRLSPSAAEPAFAHPHPYISPHMEHYLRSVHGSPTLSMISAARGLSPADVAHEHLKERGLFGLPPPPPGANPAEYYHLMAAHRNPYGELLIQGAGAAAATHLPDYISPVDVSRFSSPRLTPRLSRKRALSISPLSDASIDLQTMIRTSPNSLVAYINNSRSNSAASSSYGHLSVGGISPSFTFPHHINPMAYQQLLSQQRGLGTFTHTPPLIQPSPTFSARQHAMGLSGLPTSALNNDSEAKNMSGDSAVSSTVNPLITKRSKVKSEVECPRPLSPGSPEHLGGMLELKEDLDKDECKQEPELVYETNCHWDGCTKEYDTQEQLVHHINNEHIHGEKKEFVCRWEECSREQKPFKAQYMLVVHMRRHTGEKPHKCTFEGCAKAYSRLENLKTHLRSHTGEKPYVCEHEGCNKAFSNASDRAKHQNRTHSNEKPYVCKIPGCTKRYTDPSSLRKHVKTVHGPEAHVTKKQRSDMPRPPQPENGENEAGSKLSGRGGGGDTEGGHSASRGVEDYLHVKSIKTENSVMYQSSPGGHSSCSSEPSPLGSATNHDSGVELAMTSGGSMGDLSALDEPTALGLGSTAADSTAAVVSAGTMSVGLHLRKNACNTLKLDHLKREKLKTVRDSCSWASMPPPGINTKLPPLPTSGSILETSGSSVPPSQIMGPRLSDLCPGEVTVLSRLSERRDSTSSTLSSAYTLSRRSSGFSQCYSSRRSSGASQLGSVGVGGGRPNNISSADSYDPISADLSRRSSEASQGAPVFLSLTPAQHYRLKAKYAAATGGAPPTPLPNMERMSLKNRVALMGDAGESVAGYPYGHAPAAPRRCSDSGYANASMLPHEAPGRLPRRASDPVRRPGMEPLTLPQRFNSLSHVSTQQPMGLGERQQLHLQGYMHSDGNGNLQCGAPYAPRPPSISENVAMETLACGQHGGEDELVLPDDVMQYITSQPEATQTAPMNGFAPPTQDFHGNQLPLKQHAQQQQQQQPCFYQRRMAMVDANMNTSPARQPPLCHMSPGTQQHGQGQGQGRGHPPSPGSVRTNLPVQWNEVSSGSGPTDGSPGQPKQSFARERQNLPVAGSATASGVQHKHQLGPCQNLSPNQQVRPMSQNLAHHHHHNNQGFSAQRGGADFLSQRINCVQAQRQQQQQQQGINHNEQVRLQHSYNQGLVSADVNGNAMQTQYPPCGSVAGSGADLLGTGVGGGGKRLSQQSSDVQNNRLRTQLAPSQSHVTFEPNQENYSQMNSNQKSYAGTPASQLPLLHGNQGVVQPRPPTEPKTSSQRLSGPSTMQQPGFPQSTFSPAYSSSEASPKKPGMITHNTTDANDNAMFYTGQIHMFESDNLNLQTSSCTRDNPDDSLVTMASPGTNQVSSTVDSTHGLEQPQIDFDTMLDDGDHSSLMSGTISPSILQNLSQNSSRLTTPRNSVTLPSVPAGVGNMAIGDMSSMLSALAEESKFLNMMS